In Aegilops tauschii subsp. strangulata cultivar AL8/78 chromosome 3, Aet v6.0, whole genome shotgun sequence, one genomic interval encodes:
- the LOC109759376 gene encoding esterase PIR7B, translated as MESTQSNTSVMNHFILVHGLCHGAWCWYKVVAALQAAGHRVTAVDLAASGAHPARIDEVHSFEEYSQPLLDVVAAAPEGGGERLILVGHSHGGLSLALAMERFPGKVAAAVFAAAGMPCVGKHMGVTTEEFMRRTSSEGLMDCKMLPINNNHGAGVAMIMGPNFLARKNYQQSSPEDLALAKMLVRPGNLFMEDPVMKDASLLTDTNYGSVKKVYVVAKADGSSTEEMQRWMVLLSPGTEAEEIAGADHAIMSSRPRELCDALVKIADSLNTC; from the exons ATGGAGAGCACCCAGAGCAACACAAGCGTGATGAACCATTTCATCCTGGTGCACGGCCTCTGCCACGGGGCCTGGTGTTGGTACAAGGTGGTTGCGGCGCTTCAGGCAGCGGGGCACCGTGTCACGGCGGTCGACCTGGCCGCGTCCGGCGCTCACCCGGCGCGCATCGACGAGGTGCACTCGTTCGAGGAGTACTCCCAGCCTCTGCTTGACGTAGTGGCCGCGGCGCCAGAGGGTGGCGGCGAGAGGCTGATTCTGGTCGGGCACAGCCACGGCGGGCTCAGCTTGGCGCTAGCCATGGAGAGGTTCCCCGGCAAGGTCGCCGCCGCCGTGTTCGCAGCCGCCGGGATGCCGTGCGTTGGCAAGCACATGGGCGTCACCACCGAGGAG TTCATGCGAAGGACATCATCGGAAGGACTCATGGACTGCAAGATGCTGCCAATCAATAACAACCACGGTGCAGGGGTTGCAATGATAATGGGCCCAAACTTCTTAGCACGCAAGAACTACCAGCAAAGTTCACCTGAG GATTTGGCCCTGGCAAAAATGTTGGTGAGACCGGGAAACCTGTTCATGGAGGATCCGGTGATGAAGGATGCAAGCCTGCTCACCGATACCAACTACGGGTCGGTGAAGAAGGTATATGTGGTAGCAAAGGCTGATGGCTCCAGCACCGAGGAGATGCAGCGTTGGATGGTGTTGTTGAGCCCCGGCACGGAGGCCGAGGAGATCGCGGGAGCTGACCACGCCATCATGAGCTCGAGGCCTAGGGAGCTCTGTGATGCTCTGGTCAAGATCGCCGACAGCTTAAATACTTGCTAA